The Hemicordylus capensis ecotype Gifberg chromosome 6, rHemCap1.1.pri, whole genome shotgun sequence genome window below encodes:
- the LOC128329072 gene encoding vitelline membrane outer layer protein 1 homolog, whose protein sequence is MLGPRSSPLLACLLLSLGPLLGAPPPPRDRQVLRVKNGGKEGDWGWEQCCPNGTLAHGLSLKVDFAEDGDRSGLNAIKLHCSDGATSITSTQAPFGAWTRTRFCAREHLDAFALRVQSGSATDKLAATNIRFKCSSTGQVLEGEGLPEGEFGSWSDACEPPGRGIRCLTTRVQDPTGAKDQTALNDVMFVC, encoded by the exons ATGCTGGGCCCCCGGAGCAGCCCCCTCCTCGCCTGCCTCCTGCTCAGCCTCGGCCCGCTGCTGGGAGCGCCCCCGCCCCCGAGGGACAGGCAGGTCCTGCGCGTGAAGAACGGCGGCAAGGAGGGCGACTGgggctgggagcagtgctgcccCAACGGCACCTTGGCCCACGGCTTGTCCTTGAAG gtGGATTTCGCAGAGGATGGAGACCGCTCGGGGCTGAACGCCATCAAGCTGCACTGCTCCGACGGCGCCACCAGCATCACCTCCACCCAGGCGCC gttTGGGGCCTGGACCCGCACTCGTTTCTGCGCCCGGGAGCACCTGGACGCTTTCGCCCTGCGAGTGCAGAGCGGGAGTGCCACCGACAAGCTGGCGGCCACCAACATCCGCTTCAAGTGCTCCAGCACCGGCCAAGTCCTGGAGGGCGAGGGCTTGCCGGAGGGCGAGTTTGGCTCCTGGAGCGACGCCTGTGAGCCGCCGGGCAGAGGCATCCGCTGCCTCACCACCCGGGTGCAGGACCCCACCGGGGCGAAGGACCAGACAGCCCTCAACGACGTCATGTTCGTCTGCTGA